The following coding sequences are from one Dethiosulfovibrio salsuginis window:
- a CDS encoding tetratricopeptide repeat protein yields the protein MDKRLEEWFRKPVESLSPDSMGLPVVVRSQKKSVAEASPLDFLRRGGKTEDPSDPLVIENNSEYPEGENSSGSPPLDIQLEDILLGPLDQEYEPQGETVLQKEIVATPEELPDEVEVETTADFEDIAISQEPEGPVPVFHGEDDLLDVDDSISVQTGDVVDDIGVSSPSSSEPVHHDEADTHQLDSILRKEEDVVLFGEPDGVPEPALNDKVPKSRPTVDSIYKIKGKKAKISAIALALLVAGTGVFFMTNESSETQLRRANEMYLKGEMKEALELYEKSEKNISLDARSLVRKGDILALQGREAEALNSYYGALAIDPESVDIHRKVANTFFSLGSLNQAEKAYNEILRLDPTDSATRLLVSRLKLEKGDIDGALNFLEGLSPGESSDEVESFRLELLAKLPSVEMSPDIGLSSDIAYDVTSIDIALSGDSFDVAQTPVIEVPVEVISAPVVASKPVSRPKVELPPKTVERKPKPVPAKVDDFGRFSRILSSGRNIGVQDGPALKRLTQEDSTGSSLYSLGRMFNRAGRPREAMVFLEKALAKDGNNRWLLAETAYSFASVGRNDEALAMMEHALVRGDKIFPGEESPSILFSAPSQDWDIGWDKGNGVAEAVSLYSSEAVIPGLSRPKLESDRYESLQEAIRINPQDRPLYIGIMALYSEKGSLPSLSHSRALALGMEAHACISKGNVERGRQLLQKAINLAPDLPFLMELREMSEESV from the coding sequence GTGGATAAAAGACTGGAAGAGTGGTTCAGAAAGCCTGTAGAATCGCTTTCTCCCGACTCAATGGGGCTTCCCGTCGTGGTCCGTTCTCAAAAAAAATCGGTAGCAGAGGCCTCTCCATTAGATTTTTTGCGGCGGGGTGGAAAAACTGAAGATCCTTCGGATCCGTTGGTTATAGAGAATAACTCTGAATATCCTGAAGGTGAAAATAGCTCCGGTAGCCCACCTCTGGATATTCAACTAGAGGATATACTGTTAGGTCCTCTAGATCAAGAGTACGAGCCACAAGGGGAAACGGTCCTCCAAAAGGAGATCGTAGCTACACCGGAGGAGTTACCTGATGAGGTTGAGGTCGAGACCACTGCTGATTTTGAAGATATAGCGATCTCCCAGGAACCAGAGGGACCTGTTCCCGTTTTTCATGGGGAAGATGATCTCCTCGATGTCGATGATTCGATATCGGTCCAAACCGGAGATGTCGTTGACGATATAGGTGTCTCCTCTCCCTCTAGCTCCGAGCCCGTCCATCACGATGAGGCGGACACCCACCAATTAGACTCTATCCTGAGAAAAGAGGAAGACGTAGTCCTTTTTGGGGAGCCTGACGGAGTTCCAGAGCCTGCCTTAAACGATAAGGTACCAAAATCCAGGCCTACTGTCGATAGCATATATAAAATTAAGGGTAAAAAAGCAAAAATTTCCGCTATCGCCTTGGCCCTTTTAGTCGCTGGAACGGGCGTGTTTTTTATGACAAATGAGTCTAGCGAAACACAGCTTCGTAGGGCGAACGAAATGTATCTCAAGGGAGAGATGAAAGAAGCCCTGGAGCTTTATGAGAAATCGGAAAAGAATATTTCCCTCGACGCTAGGTCGCTGGTTAGAAAGGGAGATATCCTAGCCCTTCAGGGACGGGAGGCGGAGGCGCTAAACTCTTATTACGGTGCTTTGGCCATAGATCCTGAGAGCGTGGACATCCACCGAAAGGTGGCTAATACCTTTTTCTCTTTAGGCTCTTTAAATCAGGCGGAAAAGGCCTATAACGAGATCCTTAGGCTTGATCCTACCGATTCGGCTACCAGACTCCTTGTGTCTAGGCTTAAGTTGGAGAAAGGGGACATTGACGGCGCTTTAAATTTTCTGGAAGGCCTTTCTCCTGGAGAGTCTTCCGATGAAGTTGAATCTTTCAGGCTGGAGTTATTGGCAAAACTGCCTTCTGTGGAGATGTCGCCGGACATAGGGCTGTCTTCGGATATAGCTTACGACGTTACCTCGATCGACATTGCCCTTTCGGGAGACTCTTTTGACGTCGCTCAGACTCCTGTTATAGAGGTCCCTGTCGAGGTTATCTCCGCACCGGTAGTAGCCTCCAAACCGGTATCAAGGCCTAAAGTAGAGTTGCCACCTAAAACTGTAGAAAGAAAACCGAAACCTGTTCCGGCTAAAGTGGACGATTTTGGAAGATTCTCCAGGATATTGTCCAGTGGAAGGAACATAGGGGTTCAAGATGGCCCTGCTCTCAAGAGGCTGACTCAGGAGGATAGCACAGGAAGCTCTCTCTATAGTTTAGGCCGTATGTTTAACCGTGCAGGCCGACCTAGAGAGGCTATGGTCTTTCTCGAAAAAGCCCTAGCCAAAGACGGCAATAACCGATGGCTGCTCGCTGAGACCGCCTATAGCTTTGCATCTGTCGGTAGGAATGATGAGGCGTTGGCTATGATGGAACACGCCCTCGTAAGAGGCGATAAAATCTTTCCTGGTGAGGAATCTCCGTCTATTTTATTTTCCGCTCCGTCGCAGGATTGGGATATCGGCTGGGATAAAGGTAACGGTGTAGCAGAAGCGGTTTCTCTCTACAGCTCAGAGGCCGTTATACCCGGTCTATCCCGTCCTAAACTCGAGTCCGATAGGTACGAGTCGCTTCAGGAGGCTATAAGGATAAATCCCCAAGACAGGCCTCTTTACATTGGGATAATGGCTCTGTATTCCGAAAAAGGGAGCCTACCTTCTCTCAGTCACTCCAGAGCTTTAGCTCTTGGGATGGAGGCCCACGCCTGTATCTCAAAGGGCAACGTCGAGAGAGGCAGACAGTTATTGCAGAAGGCGATAAACCTAGCGCCAGATCTACCTTTCCTCATGGAGTTGAGGGAAATGTCCGAAGAAAGCGTTTGA
- the plsY gene encoding glycerol-3-phosphate 1-O-acyltransferase PlsY: protein MICLFWVLGGYLAGSLPTAYLVAKRFRGVDIRTFGSGNVGATNVGRLMGKKWAVFVSLVDMFKGGIPVILAHLFADNQTTVAMVAVASVLGHNYPVWLDFKGGKGVATTYGTLFFVSPWASFFAVPASGVVWYLSLKISGYVSLASIMSLFSMSLLLPALGAPEAFGWSAFLLAFLSSWRHRSNLVRIYHGKEDKVGR from the coding sequence TTGATTTGTTTATTCTGGGTTCTAGGGGGGTACCTCGCTGGTTCACTTCCGACCGCCTATCTGGTCGCAAAGAGGTTTAGAGGAGTTGACATAAGGACCTTCGGATCGGGGAACGTCGGTGCCACCAACGTAGGCCGTCTTATGGGCAAAAAATGGGCGGTTTTTGTGTCTTTGGTGGATATGTTCAAAGGAGGGATTCCGGTGATATTGGCTCACCTTTTTGCCGATAACCAGACTACTGTAGCTATGGTGGCTGTCGCCTCGGTGCTGGGCCATAACTATCCTGTCTGGTTGGATTTTAAAGGCGGTAAAGGGGTCGCTACTACCTACGGAACGCTGTTTTTCGTCTCCCCATGGGCCTCTTTTTTCGCCGTGCCCGCCTCTGGTGTAGTATGGTATCTATCTTTGAAAATCTCGGGATATGTATCGTTGGCCTCTATCATGTCCCTTTTCTCCATGTCTCTGTTGCTCCCTGCCTTGGGGGCCCCTGAGGCGTTTGGATGGTCCGCCTTCCTGCTCGCTTTTCTCTCCTCCTGGAGACATAGATCGAACCTGGTACGGATATACCACGGCAAAGAGGACAAAGTAGGCCGCTAA
- a CDS encoding phosphodiester glycosidase family protein, whose amino-acid sequence MKKLNKKLSALLICLFFFIANDSEAVTRGETLHKVMEALSLPQWTGKSFSDVPQGHPYGKSIESAFAMGILFPSDQFYPDLEASRAEALAFAFMAMGWTHTAKTLALYHDLPRDIPPYLAPYVVLAETAIPKAPDEFIKDPKAAVTEKDIKDLSLWLKASYSRGITWNYKLEKSGLSLVMGKSGVGRPPQEWIIAVGEKDNDQEANQLVKKLGSRGISAKAVRSDGTISVIAGPYGNYFQAWLLSQVLPSPYRGAPVLPQGGERKSLFWAAIKVPADRCFIATAPSIGARNLPLSKIAENSDSIGAINGGFFGSNRPIGTMVIDGIPVSPSYADRSAIGWNQRGQAFFGNGNFRLYGKNKRGQSFPISGVNQPIGEGALALYTPHFGQFATQVKGPGTEFILKGGQIISQRNAQGSNHFMGEDKLILLTKTSGPGPLADTTEIGLKIDWKDPYMSDADQVIQAGPMLIGTGPATTEGFSPSIINKRHPRTIVGWDGDSLWWIAVDGRSSWHSDGLTIPEASKFARDLGLRLAVNMDGGGSTQLWWDGYTVNRPSDGRERPLPYGVIFR is encoded by the coding sequence TTGAAAAAACTCAACAAAAAGCTATCGGCACTGTTAATTTGCTTGTTCTTCTTTATAGCAAACGATTCAGAGGCCGTAACAAGGGGAGAAACCTTACACAAGGTGATGGAAGCCCTTTCTCTACCTCAATGGACGGGCAAATCGTTCTCCGACGTCCCACAGGGACACCCCTACGGGAAATCCATAGAATCGGCCTTCGCCATGGGTATACTCTTTCCGTCGGACCAGTTCTATCCAGATCTGGAGGCAAGCAGAGCGGAAGCCCTGGCTTTCGCCTTTATGGCCATGGGTTGGACCCACACGGCGAAGACACTGGCTCTTTACCATGATCTTCCAAGAGATATACCTCCCTACCTTGCCCCTTACGTCGTTTTGGCTGAGACAGCCATACCGAAAGCTCCCGATGAGTTTATCAAAGATCCTAAAGCTGCGGTGACGGAAAAAGACATAAAAGACCTCTCTCTCTGGCTAAAGGCCAGCTATTCAAGGGGCATAACCTGGAACTATAAATTAGAAAAATCAGGACTCAGCCTTGTGATGGGCAAAAGCGGCGTAGGTCGTCCTCCACAGGAATGGATTATCGCAGTAGGAGAGAAAGACAACGACCAAGAAGCAAATCAACTGGTTAAGAAGCTAGGCTCCCGGGGTATATCCGCAAAGGCTGTCAGGTCGGACGGTACAATATCGGTTATCGCCGGACCTTACGGCAACTACTTTCAGGCGTGGCTTTTATCACAGGTGTTGCCATCTCCCTACAGAGGAGCCCCTGTTCTCCCTCAAGGTGGGGAGAGAAAATCTCTCTTTTGGGCCGCTATAAAGGTTCCAGCGGATAGGTGTTTCATAGCCACAGCTCCATCTATAGGGGCGAGAAACCTGCCCCTCAGCAAAATCGCGGAAAACTCCGACTCCATCGGGGCGATCAACGGAGGTTTTTTTGGATCTAACAGGCCGATCGGCACTATGGTGATAGACGGTATACCTGTGTCCCCCTCCTACGCCGACAGATCGGCTATTGGATGGAACCAAAGGGGACAGGCCTTTTTCGGGAACGGAAACTTTAGACTCTACGGCAAAAACAAAAGAGGACAGAGTTTCCCTATATCGGGGGTAAACCAGCCTATCGGTGAAGGGGCACTAGCTCTGTACACTCCCCATTTTGGACAGTTTGCGACCCAGGTAAAAGGTCCCGGCACCGAGTTTATCCTCAAAGGAGGACAGATCATATCCCAGAGGAACGCACAAGGATCCAATCACTTCATGGGAGAGGATAAACTTATCCTTTTGACAAAGACCTCGGGACCAGGACCTCTAGCGGATACCACCGAAATAGGCCTAAAAATAGACTGGAAAGATCCATACATGAGCGACGCCGATCAGGTGATTCAGGCTGGACCGATGCTTATAGGCACCGGACCGGCGACCACCGAAGGCTTCTCCCCCTCCATAATCAATAAGCGCCATCCCAGGACTATCGTCGGCTGGGACGGAGATAGCCTGTGGTGGATCGCCGTAGACGGGAGATCATCCTGGCACAGCGATGGATTGACCATCCCCGAGGCCTCTAAGTTCGCTAGAGACCTCGGGCTCCGGCTCGCTGTAAACATGGACGGAGGAGGATCCACCCAGCTCTGGTGGGACGGATACACCGTCAACAGACCCTCCGACGGAAGGGAAAGGCCCTTACCTTACGGCGTTATATTTCGCTGA
- a CDS encoding RelA/SpoT domain-containing protein: MQTRKIEEWGIEYIKRYSLYQEYCRRMKHLLQDLISRESVQVYALEGWAKTPDEFFNELSNKKGVLPADPFRDVPDLATVRILLYFPSDVMTVERVIQEEFLVDLPRSTTSKDLEDPDIFGYKSIIYDVSLKSDRGRLREWEKYRDLKLHVQVRTMLQEAWAAVSPEISGTTDVVTKGKLKRKLSRVSALLEEADEDFHYLREAAKKFSIPVTPEKNMPIIEPMAPVKDLKLTKDSLRQLFESNGEEIYSFWARTASEVGFPRFAPEREYVEDSLDYLYRILDAAEISSVEGLKSFLEEMSSDNRGEEQLQTVFSAFEDDISSWKVDGYSAVFLLVLNMKWDVLQNKDLLGLGIKAGSDRIKGS; the protein is encoded by the coding sequence ATGCAAACCCGTAAAATTGAGGAGTGGGGAATAGAGTACATAAAGAGATATTCCCTATATCAGGAGTACTGCAGAAGGATGAAACATCTTCTTCAAGACCTTATATCCAGGGAAAGCGTCCAGGTTTACGCCCTCGAAGGTTGGGCCAAAACTCCCGATGAGTTTTTCAACGAGCTCTCGAATAAAAAGGGAGTATTGCCTGCCGACCCTTTCAGAGATGTGCCTGACCTGGCAACCGTAAGGATTCTTCTTTATTTTCCAAGCGATGTAATGACCGTTGAAAGGGTCATCCAGGAGGAGTTTTTAGTCGATCTTCCTAGGTCGACGACGAGCAAGGACCTTGAGGATCCCGACATATTCGGATATAAGTCCATAATCTACGATGTATCGTTGAAGTCCGACAGAGGTCGTCTCAGGGAGTGGGAGAAATACAGGGATCTGAAGCTGCACGTTCAGGTTCGTACCATGCTTCAGGAGGCCTGGGCTGCGGTAAGCCCGGAGATATCCGGCACTACCGACGTAGTCACTAAGGGGAAGCTCAAGAGAAAGCTCTCAAGGGTAAGTGCCCTTCTTGAAGAGGCCGACGAGGATTTCCACTATCTCAGGGAAGCGGCCAAAAAGTTTTCTATTCCCGTGACACCAGAGAAAAATATGCCTATAATCGAGCCTATGGCTCCGGTAAAGGACCTTAAGTTGACGAAAGACTCTCTGCGACAGTTATTTGAAAGCAACGGCGAAGAAATATATTCCTTCTGGGCTAGAACGGCCTCGGAGGTCGGATTCCCTCGCTTCGCTCCCGAGAGAGAATACGTAGAGGACAGTTTGGACTATCTCTACCGAATTCTCGATGCCGCTGAGATTTCCTCCGTCGAAGGGCTTAAATCGTTCTTGGAAGAGATGTCTAGCGATAACAGAGGCGAGGAACAGCTACAGACGGTTTTCTCCGCCTTTGAGGACGATATATCTTCCTGGAAGGTCGATGGTTACTCCGCTGTGTTCCTCCTTGTCCTGAACATGAAGTGGGATGTCCTCCAGAACAAAGACCTTCTAGGCCTGGGCATAAAAGCAGGATCGGATAGGATAAAAGGCTCTTAG
- a CDS encoding ATP-dependent Clp protease ATP-binding subunit, which produces MWQFFTERSKKVVQLAHREALRLGHEMIGTEHILMGLALETGGLAAQAISSMGIAPEELIAAIESTVSSNKSIEVPQDLPLSPRAKRVLDLSIREAKSMGVNYVGTEHILMGIFSEGDGVAVQVLTSMGIDPVEGRNMVVKFLSGGDKDSHSGRSGDSKGRNKTPVLDQLGIDLSDMAEKNELDPVIGRSTEIRRVIQVLSRRTKNNPVLIGDPGVGKTAIVEGLAQKILAGDIPESLKGKRVVQLNMGNMVAGTKYRGEFEERMRKLLLELKDCKDVVLFIDEIHTIVGAGGAEGAIDAANILKPSLARGEFQVVGATTLDEYRKYIERDAALERRFQPVKVDEPSIDDSLSILKGLRDRYELHHRVTITDEALEAAVRLSSRYITDRYLPDKGIDLIDEASARARLDAMELPEPLKKMERNLERIRKEKETAVESQAFEKAAKLRDKESSLSDDLESQRQEWISVRRKETPVLGEENIAQVVSEWTGIPVRQMTEEEASRLARMEEEIHSRLIGQDKAVSSVSKAIRRARSGLKDPRRPVGSFLFLGPTGVGKTEMARALASFMFGTEDALITLDMSEYMERHEVAKLIGAPPGYVGYENGGKLTETVRRRPYSVLLFDEIEKANPDVFNLLLQILEEGRLTDGQGRKIDFRNTLVIMTSNIGARNMVKRQGFGFSAGSSDGFSDWDSVAKNIDEDVKRSFRPEFLNRVDEQVLFSPLTREEMLKIIDLMIKDVQSRLSERGIKLKMSPEGKKLVLEKGYQPQYGARPLRRTIQRLVEDPLADMILDGRLVKGSSARVAVVKGALSFRCHKPK; this is translated from the coding sequence ATGTGGCAATTTTTTACCGAGAGAAGTAAAAAAGTGGTTCAACTGGCCCACAGAGAGGCACTCAGACTGGGACACGAGATGATAGGGACGGAGCATATCCTGATGGGGTTGGCTTTGGAGACCGGAGGTCTTGCCGCCCAGGCTATATCCTCCATGGGCATAGCCCCGGAGGAGCTTATAGCGGCTATAGAGTCCACCGTTAGCTCCAACAAATCTATAGAGGTCCCCCAGGACCTTCCTCTGAGCCCTAGAGCTAAAAGGGTTCTGGATCTTTCTATCAGGGAAGCGAAATCTATGGGGGTCAACTACGTCGGAACCGAGCATATACTGATGGGTATTTTTTCCGAGGGAGATGGAGTTGCCGTCCAGGTTTTGACGTCTATGGGGATAGACCCCGTTGAGGGACGAAATATGGTGGTTAAATTTCTCTCCGGTGGAGATAAGGACAGCCATAGCGGTAGGAGCGGGGACTCCAAGGGGCGTAACAAGACACCTGTGTTGGATCAACTAGGTATAGATCTGAGCGATATGGCGGAAAAAAACGAGCTTGATCCCGTCATAGGCCGATCGACAGAGATTAGAAGGGTTATCCAGGTGCTCTCCAGAAGGACAAAAAATAACCCCGTTCTTATCGGCGATCCTGGAGTGGGCAAAACGGCCATAGTCGAGGGGTTAGCCCAAAAGATACTGGCAGGGGATATACCGGAAAGCCTTAAGGGCAAGCGGGTGGTCCAGCTCAACATGGGCAATATGGTCGCCGGTACCAAGTACAGAGGTGAGTTCGAGGAGAGAATGCGAAAGCTCCTCTTGGAGCTTAAGGACTGTAAAGATGTAGTCCTGTTCATAGACGAGATTCACACCATAGTAGGAGCCGGTGGGGCGGAAGGGGCTATCGATGCCGCTAATATCCTCAAGCCAAGCCTTGCTAGAGGCGAGTTTCAGGTCGTAGGTGCGACTACCCTCGATGAGTACAGAAAATATATCGAGAGAGATGCCGCTCTTGAAAGGCGTTTTCAGCCTGTTAAGGTCGATGAGCCGTCAATAGACGACTCTCTTTCAATACTGAAGGGTTTGAGGGATAGGTACGAGCTTCACCACAGGGTCACCATTACCGACGAAGCCCTGGAGGCGGCGGTCAGGCTTTCTTCCCGTTATATTACAGATCGTTACTTGCCGGATAAAGGTATAGACCTTATCGACGAGGCTTCCGCTCGGGCTCGTCTGGACGCTATGGAGCTGCCGGAGCCTTTGAAGAAGATGGAGAGAAATCTGGAGAGGATTCGCAAAGAGAAAGAAACGGCGGTCGAGTCCCAGGCCTTTGAAAAGGCCGCTAAGCTGAGGGATAAGGAAAGCTCTCTATCCGACGATCTTGAATCTCAAAGACAAGAGTGGATATCGGTGAGAAGAAAGGAAACCCCTGTGCTCGGTGAGGAAAACATCGCTCAGGTGGTCTCCGAATGGACCGGTATTCCGGTCAGACAGATGACCGAGGAAGAGGCCAGCAGATTGGCGAGGATGGAGGAAGAGATCCACTCCAGGCTGATAGGCCAGGATAAGGCGGTCTCAAGCGTCTCGAAAGCCATAAGGAGGGCTCGGAGCGGCCTTAAAGATCCTAGAAGGCCGGTGGGAAGCTTCCTGTTTTTAGGCCCTACAGGAGTTGGAAAGACGGAGATGGCGAGGGCTTTAGCCAGCTTTATGTTCGGAACCGAGGATGCCCTGATCACACTGGATATGAGCGAGTATATGGAACGTCACGAGGTGGCAAAACTTATAGGGGCGCCTCCGGGCTACGTTGGTTACGAAAACGGTGGAAAATTGACCGAGACGGTCCGACGTAGGCCCTACTCGGTCCTTCTTTTCGACGAGATAGAAAAGGCCAATCCCGACGTATTCAATCTTCTTCTACAGATCTTGGAGGAAGGTCGTCTGACCGACGGACAGGGCAGAAAGATCGACTTTAGAAACACCCTGGTTATCATGACCAGCAACATAGGGGCCAGAAACATGGTGAAAAGGCAGGGATTCGGCTTTTCCGCTGGATCAAGCGACGGCTTTTCCGACTGGGATTCTGTGGCGAAAAATATAGATGAAGACGTTAAAAGATCCTTTAGGCCGGAGTTTCTAAATCGTGTAGACGAGCAGGTTCTCTTTTCCCCTCTGACCAGAGAGGAGATGCTTAAGATTATCGATCTCATGATAAAAGACGTTCAGAGTCGCCTCTCGGAGAGGGGGATAAAGCTAAAAATGTCTCCTGAGGGGAAAAAACTCGTACTTGAGAAAGGCTATCAGCCTCAGTATGGGGCGAGACCTCTGAGACGGACTATACAGAGATTGGTAGAGGATCCTCTGGCAGACATGATACTGGACGGCCGTCTGGTCAAAGGATCCTCTGCGAGGGTCGCGGTCGTTAAAGGTGCTTTATCCTTTAGGTGTCACAAGCCTAAATAG
- a CDS encoding IS66 family transposase, with protein SPYCCRYRIDKPFDELLASGLAQNPLPTGKGARGRPKKGKARNLLERFRDHKEEILLYARDFAIPFDNNEAERNIRNFKAKLKISGCFRTSEGARDYAKIMSFLITAKKNSINIFEAMSMALDGQILFLDGATE; from the coding sequence TTCCCCTTATTGTTGCCGCTACAGAATCGATAAGCCCTTCGATGAGTTGCTTGCCTCCGGTCTAGCCCAAAACCCCCTACCTACTGGAAAGGGGGCAAGAGGCAGGCCCAAAAAAGGCAAGGCCAGGAACCTCCTGGAGAGATTTAGGGACCATAAGGAGGAGATCCTGCTCTATGCCAGGGACTTTGCGATCCCCTTCGACAATAACGAAGCTGAGCGAAACATCCGCAACTTCAAGGCGAAGCTTAAAATATCGGGCTGCTTCCGAACCTCGGAAGGGGCTCGTGACTATGCCAAAATAATGTCGTTCCTCATTACGGCGAAGAAGAACTCGATCAACATCTTCGAGGCCATGTCTATGGCTCTCGATGGTCAGATTCTCTTCTTGGATGGGGCGACTGAATAG
- a CDS encoding CtsR family transcriptional regulator, which yields MRSLTEVIETHIIDLLERNKEDTVSLRRKELAEQFGCVPSQINYVLRSRFTPERGYLVESQRGGHGYIRILRICYEMPEERVGHIDELVGDSITEQEARRLLISLQSRGFVDARERLLIEVALRHIDDVGESTFDVSPYKRNVLQAELLKRMLRGLVFS from the coding sequence GTGAGAAGTCTCACCGAAGTCATCGAGACGCATATCATAGATCTGTTAGAGAGAAACAAAGAAGACACCGTTTCTCTCCGTCGAAAGGAGTTGGCCGAGCAGTTTGGCTGTGTTCCGAGCCAGATCAACTACGTTCTCCGGAGTCGGTTTACTCCCGAGCGTGGCTATTTGGTCGAGAGCCAAAGAGGTGGACACGGTTATATAAGAATTTTGAGGATATGTTATGAGATGCCCGAGGAAAGGGTCGGTCATATAGATGAACTTGTCGGGGACAGTATAACAGAGCAGGAGGCTCGAAGGTTATTGATATCTTTGCAGTCCCGAGGTTTCGTCGACGCAAGGGAGCGTCTGCTCATAGAGGTTGCCCTTCGACATATAGATGACGTTGGAGAGTCTACATTTGACGTTTCTCCTTACAAAAGGAACGTTCTTCAGGCGGAGTTGCTAAAGAGGATGTTGAGAGGTCTAGTTTTTTCCTAG
- a CDS encoding dihydrolipoyl dehydrogenase family protein produces the protein METYDILVIGMGPAGMAVSAMAVSMGLKVLAVEKLKVGGECLNCGCIPSKALLKASQSYYESSRLGKYGIDQSCSLLSMDPMRVVREKIASISGKKLMKVFEKVTLLSGEASFYDSETIKVGDRFYRGKRIFIATGTEPFIPPIPGLRGLDFLTNANMFQLDKIPSSLTIIGGGAIGTEMAQAFSRLGSKVNVVHMDPHLIPIGDEDGGKLVEKALTEEGVTVRNGIKIEKVERTEEGFRVFAGEEVFDSEQLLVAAGRSPVLEPLHLDRAGIDFDRKGIIVDRYMRTNVKNVYAVGDCNGKALLSHAAMHQGMLALMRSMSPFSLPFMNRERYLVPWAVFTDPEVAQVGLTEKEAKAKGIRFEVVKKDYRSYGRTVADGHPNGFIKVLVGCLGRIYGVTIVGEGASDLVQEWVLAMQHRKGIVSVMMTQHPFPSIATINKMVAEDWMMKKMQSPVARWLARFLVR, from the coding sequence TTGGAAACCTACGATATCCTTGTGATAGGAATGGGACCTGCGGGAATGGCGGTATCAGCCATGGCGGTGTCTATGGGGCTTAAGGTCCTCGCCGTTGAGAAGCTCAAGGTCGGTGGTGAATGTCTAAACTGTGGTTGTATCCCCAGCAAGGCACTTCTGAAGGCGTCTCAGAGTTACTACGAGAGCTCTAGGTTGGGAAAGTACGGTATCGATCAGAGTTGCTCCCTTTTATCCATGGATCCCATGAGGGTTGTGAGGGAGAAAATCGCCTCTATCAGCGGCAAGAAACTGATGAAGGTGTTCGAAAAGGTGACCCTCCTGTCGGGGGAGGCGTCGTTTTACGACTCTGAGACGATCAAAGTGGGAGATAGGTTTTACAGAGGCAAAAGAATATTCATAGCTACAGGAACGGAGCCCTTTATACCTCCAATTCCTGGCCTTAGAGGGTTGGACTTTTTGACTAACGCAAACATGTTCCAGCTCGATAAAATACCCTCTTCTTTGACGATCATAGGCGGTGGGGCGATCGGTACGGAGATGGCCCAGGCCTTTTCCAGGCTTGGCTCTAAGGTCAACGTCGTCCATATGGACCCCCATCTCATCCCTATAGGGGATGAGGACGGGGGCAAATTGGTGGAGAAGGCTCTGACCGAAGAGGGCGTCACGGTGAGGAATGGAATCAAAATAGAAAAAGTTGAAAGGACTGAGGAGGGGTTCCGTGTCTTCGCCGGAGAAGAGGTATTCGACTCGGAGCAACTACTGGTCGCAGCAGGGAGGTCGCCGGTTCTAGAGCCTCTTCATCTGGATAGGGCAGGGATCGATTTTGATAGAAAAGGTATCATCGTCGACCGCTACATGAGGACCAACGTAAAGAACGTATACGCCGTTGGCGACTGTAACGGTAAGGCCCTCCTCTCCCATGCCGCTATGCATCAGGGGATGCTGGCCCTCATGCGTTCTATGTCGCCTTTCTCTTTGCCCTTTATGAACAGGGAAAGATATTTGGTCCCATGGGCGGTCTTCACCGATCCAGAGGTAGCTCAAGTCGGATTGACGGAAAAAGAGGCTAAGGCCAAGGGAATTCGCTTTGAGGTCGTAAAAAAAGATTACCGTTCCTACGGTAGGACCGTAGCTGACGGACACCCAAATGGGTTTATAAAGGTCCTTGTCGGCTGTTTGGGACGGATATACGGTGTAACCATAGTAGGGGAGGGGGCCAGCGATCTCGTTCAGGAATGGGTTTTAGCCATGCAGCACCGCAAGGGCATTGTATCGGTGATGATGACCCAACATCCCTTCCCGTCGATAGCCACGATAAACAAGATGGTGGCCGAGGACTGGATGATGAAGAAAATGCAATCCCCTGTCGCGAGATGGCTAGCCCGTTTTCTGGTTCGCTAG